Proteins encoded in a region of the Mercenaria mercenaria strain notata chromosome 1, MADL_Memer_1, whole genome shotgun sequence genome:
- the LOC123543162 gene encoding uncharacterized protein LOC123543162, with amino-acid sequence MSIRAQIAFGKNLTLQKQLEDKYLNLRRSFRHSRRRLDTTEEECVAALYKLLLYAREKQGLSDAADVNIFNDLLKKPKSAGARRSQSVADMHKTDENVARRPATAMAGKTYTQSFSFIKDGLNIDKTRRDRFMRTKAEKERMKDDNVKVERLTDNWQTLKMNRAKTAVDRSESPDESSDNDNDTLPVRPKTAYPQANRKPEFKGLLSRPRTSNTLRTPKTTLAIAQRSSTPVNVSDKHAEILSAYSNTEDEDKNSEFSGNGTQTRSHTHGERLDSPSLTTVHEGRTTIDGRKSPLIVRITTTRLNDSIHSERMHENALQFRAESRLDNNEDEELIPLDEDDKNKLNELVNTDQNETIKLRASPSRQGTSSFLAPSRNASTPLTPDDNLLQMSAQKTQSFLTQYSKKSKVIGYVMKTRSSIAAPRERLISHRSPCITYQELASIKAGIKQHESKTRSLLQRSAKLSTYVDKLAKAGEMRKRLQELKENTDKSG; translated from the coding sequence ATGTCTATCCGGGCACAGATCGCGTTTGGCAAAAActtaacattacaaaaacaactcGAGGACAAATACCTTAATCTTCGTCGGTCGTTCAGACATTCCCGACGCCGACTGGATACAACGGAAGAGGAATGCGTTGCGGCCTTATACAAGTTATTACTGTACGCAAGAGAGAAACAAGGACTCTCTGACGCGGCTGATGTGAATATATTCAATGACCTATTGAAGAAGCCGAAATCTGCAGGTGCACGAAGGTCACAGTCTGTTGCGGATATGCACAAAACAGATGAAAATGTTGCACGACGTCCAGCAACGGCGATGGCGGGCAAAACATACACTCAGTCGTTCAGTTTTATAAAAGATGGACTTAACATTGACAAGACACGACGTGACAGATTCATGCGTACCAAAGCTGAAAAGGAACGAATGAAGGATGATAATGTAAAAGTAGAACGTCTAACGGACAATTGGCAGACGTTAAAAATGAACAGAGCAAAGACGGCAGTTGATCGTTCGGAATCCCCAGACGAAAGTTCGGATAATGACAATGATACGTTACCCGTACGTCCAAAAACCGCGTATCCTCAAGCAAACAGAAAACCTGAATTCAAAGGACTTCTTTCGCGACCTCGCACAAGTAATACTTTGAGAACGCCAAAAACGACTTTAGCAATAGCACAGCGGTCGTCGACGCCAGTAAATGTCTCAGACAAGCATGCAGAAATCCTCTCAGCATACTCTAACACAGAGGATGAAGATAAAAACTCAGAATTCAGCGGAAATGGAACGCAGACGCGTTCACATACGCATGGCGAACGATTGGATTCACCGTCGTTAACAACTGTCCACGAAGGTCGGACAACAATAGACGGTAGAAAATCACCACTTATTGTGAGAATAACAACCACTCGGCTAAATGACTCCATACACAGCGAACGAATGCATGAAAACGCGTTGCAGTTCAGGGCAGAATCTAGACTGGACAACAATGAAGATGAAGAACTTATCCCCTTGGACGAAGACGACAAAAATAAGCTAAATGAACTCGTCAATACAGACCAAAACGAAACAATCAAACTGCGCGCATCGCCTTCTAGACAGGGAACTTCTAGCTTTCTTGCACCATCGAGAAATGCTTCAACGCCACTTACGCCGGACGATAACCTACTTCAAATGTCAGCACAAAAGACGCAATCATTCTTGACGCAATACTCCAAGAAGTCTAAAGTAATTGGTTATGTGATGAAGACCCGCTCTTCTATTGCAGCTCCTCGAGAGAGACTCATTTCACATAGATCTCCATGCATTACTTACCAAGAACTGGCGTCAATAAAAGCAGGAATAAAACAACACGAATCGAAAACACGGTCTCTGTTACAAAGAAGTGCAAAACTCAGCACGTACGTCGATAAACTAGCAAAAGCTGGGGAGATGAGGAAACGATTGCAAGAACTCAAAGAAAACACTGATAAGTCTGGGTGA